Within Pseudomonas alloputida, the genomic segment GCCACCAACTCGCCGGCGCCATCGCGGATATCGACCTGCAAACGCGGCAGGCATTTCTTGCCGGTGGCGGCCTGCTGGCGGATTTCGTCCAGCAGCGCATCATCGACGTGGAATTCGGCATAAACCGGGCCTTTGCCCGGCGAGATGAAATCGATGCTGGCGGCCTTGTCCCAGACGATGTAGTCGCGCCCCAGCTGCTCGATCAGCAGCAGCATGTAGAACGGGTCGACCATGGCATACAGGCTGCCACCGAACTGGGTACCGACGTAATTGCGGTTCCAGCGAGTCAGTTTCATCGCCACCTTGACGCTACGCAGGTCCGGGCTGATGTGCTGCACACGGATACCGGCACCCAGGTACGGTGGGTAGAGGTTCAGCATCCAGCGCAGCATGCGCGCCCGGCGCGCCAGTTTACGCGGGTTGCTCATGCCTGGCCCCGCGGATCAGGGCGGGTGCCCAGGCCCATCGCCTGGCGGGCGAACCAGCTTTTTGCCGGTGGCAACAGGTCGAGCCCGAGCAGGCCAAGGTTGCGTCCGGCCGTCAGCAACGGCTGATTGCTGCCGAACAGGCGGGTGACCTGGTCGGAGAAGCCGATGGTCATAGCCTGGTCCAGGCGCTGGCGCTGGTGATAGGCCTGCAGCGTGGTCAGGTCGCCAGGCTGCTGTGGGCCCGCCAGCAGCGCTTCGGCCAGGGCCTGCACATCACGCAACGACAGATTGAAACCCTGGCCCGCGATGGGGTGCAGGCTGTGTGCTGCGTTGCCCAGCACCACCAGGTGCGGCCGCACCTGCTCCTGGGCCTCGATCAAGGACAGCGGGTAGAGGTGCCGTGCGCCAACTTGGCGCAGCGCGCCCAGGCGGTAGCCGAACACGCCCTGCAGTTCGCGCAGGAAGCTACGCTCGTCGATGTCGGCCAGGCGCCGCGCATCCATGCCCTGACGGGTCCACACCAGTGCGCAGCGGTTTTCCGGCAACGGCAGCAAGGCCATGGGGCCCTCTTCGGTGAAGCGCTCGAAAGCCTGGCCGCCGTGGGCCTCACCCGGGGTAATGTTGGCGATCAACGCGCTCTGCTGGTAAGGCGTGTGGCGTACATGGATACCCAACTGCTCGCGCAGGCCAGAGCGGCCACCATCGGCCAGTACCGCCAGGTCACATTCCAGCTGGGTGTCGTCGTTCAGCCGCAGGCGGTAACCGCGTTCGATGGCCTGCATCGAGGTCACTTCGGCCGGGCAGCGCCAGCTCACCACCTCGCTGTCCAACCCTTGCCACAGGCACTGGCCGAGCCAGGCGTTTTCCACCACGTAACCCAGCGCCGGCACGCCCTCTTCCAGGGCATCCAGGCGGGTGGCGCCAAAACGACCACGGTCGGACACGTGAATCTGGCGAATAGGCTCGGCGCGGCGGCCGATGGCCTGCCACAGGCCCAGTTGCTGATAAATCTGCTGGGTGCCGAATGACAATGCCGAAGAGCGCGCATCATAGCTGGGCTGGTAGCT encodes:
- the ubiH gene encoding 2-octaprenyl-6-methoxyphenyl hydroxylase, which gives rise to MSRVNLAIIGGGLVGASLALALQAGARARGWKILLIEPFAPGDSYQPSYDARSSALSFGTQQIYQQLGLWQAIGRRAEPIRQIHVSDRGRFGATRLDALEEGVPALGYVVENAWLGQCLWQGLDSEVVSWRCPAEVTSMQAIERGYRLRLNDDTQLECDLAVLADGGRSGLREQLGIHVRHTPYQQSALIANITPGEAHGGQAFERFTEEGPMALLPLPENRCALVWTRQGMDARRLADIDERSFLRELQGVFGYRLGALRQVGARHLYPLSLIEAQEQVRPHLVVLGNAAHSLHPIAGQGFNLSLRDVQALAEALLAGPQQPGDLTTLQAYHQRQRLDQAMTIGFSDQVTRLFGSNQPLLTAGRNLGLLGLDLLPPAKSWFARQAMGLGTRPDPRGQA
- a CDS encoding DUF4442 domain-containing protein, with translation MSNPRKLARRARMLRWMLNLYPPYLGAGIRVQHISPDLRSVKVAMKLTRWNRNYVGTQFGGSLYAMVDPFYMLLLIEQLGRDYIVWDKAASIDFISPGKGPVYAEFHVDDALLDEIRQQAATGKKCLPRLQVDIRDGAGELVARVDKTLYVRLKPQARQA